In Syngnathus typhle isolate RoL2023-S1 ecotype Sweden unplaced genomic scaffold, RoL_Styp_1.0 HiC_scaffold_127, whole genome shotgun sequence, a genomic segment contains:
- the slc3a2a gene encoding solute carrier family 3 member 2a isoform X1: MTAEVDMKDVELNELDPEKQPMTADGQSVSGEKNGSVKVKIPTEEAFTGLSKEELMKVAGTPGWVRTRWVLLILFWLGWVGMLAGAIAIIVKAPRCKPIPEMNWWNQGPLYQISDVEAFSEGLAGIEQKLDSVNQLKVKALVLGPFHTVQADQPSTLNLKQIDPTQGSEKDLIAVLEKARKKGISVVLDLTPNYPGASPWFGTSDINNVLDRVQEAAEYWLKLGVDGIKIADLATASNAGDLSQLLAVVKGNDTDGDAEKKMLMGVAQGVSAAELSQLVNTTGADLVLSDLLSAKSQGGERINALNILHADQRSLAWGLGAAQGDQLSKRAVSQALIRLYQLLLFTMPGTPVFSYGDEIGLQMDGEKSPKMVWNLEEDPAAEGAPGNETAEAQRKEYVGVRKWFRSLSDLRGKERSLLYGDYYTLQSSVSSLAFLRLWDQSERYITAVNWGNASETLQLALAPTAEKVELPKMATVKMSTDPEMETDSTVDLDKLTLGPGQGVLLQFPYNG, from the exons ATGACCGCTGAAGTGGACATGAAGGATGTGGAACTCAACGAGCTGGACCCTGAGAAGCAGCCCATGACCGCCGACGGGCAGTCGGTCAGCGGTGAGAAAAATGGCAGCGTCAAGGTGAAGATTCCGACAGAAGAGGCGTTCACGGGCCTGTCCAAAGAAGAACTCATGAAGGTTGCTGGCACTCCAGG atgGGTGAGGACCCGCTGGGTACTGCTCATCCTCTTCTGGCTGGGCTGGGTGGGCATGCTGGCCGGCGCCATCGCCATCATTGTCAAAGCCCCACGCTGCAAACCCATCCCGGAGATGAACTGGTGGAACCAGGGACCTCTGTACCAGATCTCTGACGTTGAGGCTTTCTCCGAAGGATTGGCTG GTATCGAGCAAAAACTGGACAGCGTGAACCAGTTGAAGGTGAAAGCTTTGGTGCTCGGCCCTTTTCACACCGTGCAGGCCGACCAGCCGAGCACTCTCAACCTGAAGCAGATCGACCCGACTCAGGGGAGTGAGAAAGACCTGATCGCTGTGCTGGAGAAGGCCCGCAAGAAGG GTATTTCTGTGGTGCTCGACTTGACTCCAAACTACCCGGGAGCTTCCCCGTGGTTCGGCACCAGCGACATCAACAATGTGCTGGACCGCGTCCAG GAGGCGGCGGAGTACTGGCTCAAGCTGGGTGTGGACGGCATCAAGATCGCCGACCTCGCCACGGCCTCCAACGCTGGGGACTTGTCGCAATTGCTGGCCGTGGTTAAGGGCAATGACACCGACGGGGACGCCGAGAAAAA GATGCTGATGGGCGTGGCCCAAGGCGTTTCGGCCGCAGAGCTCTCCCAGCTGGTCAACACCACCGGCGCTGATCTGGTGCTGTCGGACCTGCTCAGCGCCAAGAGTCAAG GTGGGGAGCGTATCAACGCTTTGAACATTCTGCACGCCGACCAGAGAAGTCTGGCCTGGGGTCTCGGCGCCGCCCAGGGGGATCAGCTGTCTAAACGGGCCGTATCTCAGGCGCTGATCCGCCTCTACCAGCTGCTGCTCTTCACCATGCCCGGAACGCCTGTCTTTAGCTATGGGGACGAGATTGGCCTTCAGATGGAT GGTGAAAAATCTCCCAAAATGGTGTGGAACCTCGAGGAGGACCCCGCCGCCGAAGGAGCCCCCGGCAATGAAACCGCAGAG GCTCAGCGCAAGGAGTACGTCGGCGTGAGGAAGTGGTTCAGATCCCTCAGCGACCTGCGAGGCAAAGAGCGCTCCCTCCTTTATGGCGACTACTACACTCTCCAGTCCTCCGTCTCCTCGCTCGCTTTCCTGCGCCTGTGGGACCAGAGCGAAAGATATATCACGGCGGTCAACTGGGGCAACGCGTCAGAGACACTCCAGCTCGCACTAGCGCCGACAG cagaAAAAGTGGAGTTACCAAAAATGGCTACGGTCAAGATGTCCACGGATCCAGAAATGGAGACCGACTCGACGGTGGACCTGGACAAACTCACCCTGGGACCTGGACAAGGCGTCCTCCTGCAGTTCCCCTACAATGGCTAA
- the slc3a2a gene encoding solute carrier family 3 member 2a isoform X2: MTAEVDMKDVELNELDPEKQPMTADGQSVSGEKNGSVKVKIPTEEAFTGLSKEELMKVAGTPGWVRTRWVLLILFWLGWVGMLAGAIAIIVKAPRCKPIPEMNWWNQGPLYQISDVEAFSEGLAGIEQKLDSVNQLKVKALVLGPFHTVQADQPSTLNLKQIDPTQGSEKDLIAVLEKARKKGISVVLDLTPNYPGASPWFGTSDINNVLDRVQEAAEYWLKLGVDGIKIADLATASNAGDLSQLLAVVKGNDTDGDAEKKMLMGVAQGVSAAELSQLVNTTGADLVLSDLLSAKSQGGERINALNILHADQRSLAWGLGAAQGDQLSKRAVSQALIRLYQLLLFTMPGTPVFSYGDEIGLQMDGEKSPKMVWNLEEDPAAEGAPGNETAEAQRKEYVGVRKWFRSLSDLRGKERSLLYGDYYTLQSSVSSLAFLRLWDQSERYITAVNWGNASETLQLALAPTEKVELPKMATVKMSTDPEMETDSTVDLDKLTLGPGQGVLLQFPYNG, from the exons ATGACCGCTGAAGTGGACATGAAGGATGTGGAACTCAACGAGCTGGACCCTGAGAAGCAGCCCATGACCGCCGACGGGCAGTCGGTCAGCGGTGAGAAAAATGGCAGCGTCAAGGTGAAGATTCCGACAGAAGAGGCGTTCACGGGCCTGTCCAAAGAAGAACTCATGAAGGTTGCTGGCACTCCAGG atgGGTGAGGACCCGCTGGGTACTGCTCATCCTCTTCTGGCTGGGCTGGGTGGGCATGCTGGCCGGCGCCATCGCCATCATTGTCAAAGCCCCACGCTGCAAACCCATCCCGGAGATGAACTGGTGGAACCAGGGACCTCTGTACCAGATCTCTGACGTTGAGGCTTTCTCCGAAGGATTGGCTG GTATCGAGCAAAAACTGGACAGCGTGAACCAGTTGAAGGTGAAAGCTTTGGTGCTCGGCCCTTTTCACACCGTGCAGGCCGACCAGCCGAGCACTCTCAACCTGAAGCAGATCGACCCGACTCAGGGGAGTGAGAAAGACCTGATCGCTGTGCTGGAGAAGGCCCGCAAGAAGG GTATTTCTGTGGTGCTCGACTTGACTCCAAACTACCCGGGAGCTTCCCCGTGGTTCGGCACCAGCGACATCAACAATGTGCTGGACCGCGTCCAG GAGGCGGCGGAGTACTGGCTCAAGCTGGGTGTGGACGGCATCAAGATCGCCGACCTCGCCACGGCCTCCAACGCTGGGGACTTGTCGCAATTGCTGGCCGTGGTTAAGGGCAATGACACCGACGGGGACGCCGAGAAAAA GATGCTGATGGGCGTGGCCCAAGGCGTTTCGGCCGCAGAGCTCTCCCAGCTGGTCAACACCACCGGCGCTGATCTGGTGCTGTCGGACCTGCTCAGCGCCAAGAGTCAAG GTGGGGAGCGTATCAACGCTTTGAACATTCTGCACGCCGACCAGAGAAGTCTGGCCTGGGGTCTCGGCGCCGCCCAGGGGGATCAGCTGTCTAAACGGGCCGTATCTCAGGCGCTGATCCGCCTCTACCAGCTGCTGCTCTTCACCATGCCCGGAACGCCTGTCTTTAGCTATGGGGACGAGATTGGCCTTCAGATGGAT GGTGAAAAATCTCCCAAAATGGTGTGGAACCTCGAGGAGGACCCCGCCGCCGAAGGAGCCCCCGGCAATGAAACCGCAGAG GCTCAGCGCAAGGAGTACGTCGGCGTGAGGAAGTGGTTCAGATCCCTCAGCGACCTGCGAGGCAAAGAGCGCTCCCTCCTTTATGGCGACTACTACACTCTCCAGTCCTCCGTCTCCTCGCTCGCTTTCCTGCGCCTGTGGGACCAGAGCGAAAGATATATCACGGCGGTCAACTGGGGCAACGCGTCAGAGACACTCCAGCTCGCACTAGCGCCGACAG aAAAAGTGGAGTTACCAAAAATGGCTACGGTCAAGATGTCCACGGATCCAGAAATGGAGACCGACTCGACGGTGGACCTGGACAAACTCACCCTGGGACCTGGACAAGGCGTCCTCCTGCAGTTCCCCTACAATGGCTAA